A genomic segment from Candidatus Cloacimonadota bacterium encodes:
- the rplL gene encoding 50S ribosomal protein L7/L12 (present in two forms; L12 is normal, while L7 is aminoacylated at the N-terminal serine; the only multicopy ribosomal protein; 4:1 ratio of L7/L12 per ribosome; two L12 dimers bind L10; critically important for translation efficiency and fidelity; stimulates GTPase activity of translation factors), with protein MSDKKQQVIDLIKEMTVLELSELVKEMEEIFG; from the coding sequence ATGTCCGATAAAAAACAACAAGTAATTGACCTGATTAAAGAAATGACCGTTCTTGAGCTCTCTGAACTCGTCAAAGAAATGGAAGAGATATTTGGC